CGGGGGTAGGCGAGGTCCATGAGTGCAGCAGACAGCAGCTTCTATCAGTGGATGCTCGATCAGGCCCGCCGGGCCGGGCACGATCCGGACGCGCCGGCCGAGGGCCTGGACGCCCCGCTCGCCGAGGTGATGCTGGTGTGGGCGGCCCTGGCCCTGAACGGGGCCATGACCCCCGAGCAGGACGCGCAGACCGCCGAACGGCTGGGCGTCACGGCACAGGAACTGCGCGAGGCCTACGAACCCGAGATGCGGCGCGAGGCCATGTCACAACTGCTGGACCGCCCGGACCTGGCGGTCCTGGACCCGAAAACCTGAACGTCGAAGCTGCGGGGCCGACGCCGGTGACGGGCGTCGGCCCCGCAGCTTCGACGTGAGGCCGACAGCGGGGTCAGCGGGCGAGGGCGGGCAGGACCTGGTCGCGGTAGGCGTCGAAGAAGGCGTCCTGGTCGGCGCCGCCGATCTGGCCGACGTACACCTCGTCGAAGCCGGCCCGCAGGTAGGCGCGCAGCGTCTCCACATGGGCCTCCACGTCGTCGCCGCAGGTCACCGCGTCGGCCACCATCTCACGGGTGACCAGTTCGGAGGCCTGCTCGAAGTGGGCCGGGGTCGGCAGGATCTGGGCGAGCTCGCCCGGCAGCAGTTCGGTGGGCCACAGGCGGTGCACGGTGTCCACGGCCTTGTCCGCGTCGCTGCTCCAGCACACCTTGACCCCGCCGACCGCCTTCCCCGGCAGGCCCGCACCGGCCGCCTGCCGGTAGGCGCCGACCAGGTCGGCGTCGGGGGTCATGGTGACGAAGCCGTCGCCGATCCGTGCGGCAAGTTCGGCGGCCTTGGGGCCGAAGCCGGAGACCAGGACGGGCAGGGGCTGCGTCGGCGCGGTGTAGAGGCGGGCGTTGTCCACGGTGTAGTGACGGCCGTGATGGCTGATCCGCTCGCCGGTGAACAGGCCGCGCATCACCGTCACCGCCTCCTCCAGC
This genomic interval from Streptacidiphilus rugosus AM-16 contains the following:
- a CDS encoding TIGR03557 family F420-dependent LLM class oxidoreductase, which translates into the protein MTEYGYFLSCEEFTPAQLIDQARSAQRAGFTRLAISDHFHPWNDAQGNSPFVWSVIGALSQAVDLPVTTLVTCPTVRLHPAVTAQASATSSVLLGGRFSLGVGTGEALNEHILGDRWPSFGERAEMLEEAVTVMRGLFTGERISHHGRHYTVDNARLYTAPTQPLPVLVSGFGPKAAELAARIGDGFVTMTPDADLVGAYRQAAGAGLPGKAVGGVKVCWSSDADKAVDTVHRLWPTELLPGELAQILPTPAHFEQASELVTREMVADAVTCGDDVEAHVETLRAYLRAGFDEVYVGQIGGADQDAFFDAYRDQVLPALAR